The following nucleotide sequence is from Microbacterium imperiale.
GCCGTGCGCCGACGGACCGCCGACGGCGGCGTCGAGACCGTCCTGCCCGGCCCCTGGAACGCGCGGTCGCGCGTCCACGAGTACGGCGGCGGTGCGTGGACGGTCACCGACGACGGCATCCTGTTCTTCGTCGACAAGGGCGACCAGCGTGTGCGCCGGCTGCGCCCCGGCGGCACTCCCGAGGCGCTGACGCCCGCCGATGAAGGCACGAGCTACGGCGGGCTGCGCTGGCAGCACGGAACGCTGTTGGCCGTCCGCGAGCGTGAACAGGCGGGCGGGACCCCGACGCGTCACATCGTGCGCATCGACCACGACTCCGACGGCGACGAGTCGGCGGAGTCGGTGACCGTGCTCGCCGGCGGCAGCGACTTCGTCGCGCAGCCGGCTTTGTCGGCCGACGGCGAGCAGCTTGCGTGGGTCGCCTGGGATCACCCCGACATGCCCTGGGACCGTACCCGGGTCCGCGTCGCCCGTGTCGCCGACCCCGCGCACGTCACCGACGTCACCGACGGCACGACCGCGGCCCTGCAGCCCGAGTGGCTGCCCACGGGCGAGCTCCTGCTGATCGACGAGCCGACGGGTCGCTGGAACCTCTACCGGACGGATCCGGGCACGCAGACGGCCGCCGAGCCGATCGCGCCGGCCGACGCCGACACGGGCGGCGGGCTCTGGGTGCTCGGGGCGCGCTGGTACGCACCTCTCGACGACGGACGCATCCTCGCGGTGCGGACGCACGGCGCGGATCAGCTCGTGCTCGTCGATCGCGAGGGCGGCGGCATCCCTCTTCCCTTCCCCGCGACCGCACGGCTGCAGATCGAGGACGTCCGCGGCGGGCGAGCACTCGTCAGCGGAGCGGCCCCGGGCGCCTCGGGCCTGTGGATCGTGGACGTCGGCGACGGGGAGGTCACCGCGGTGCGCGGCGGGATGCCGGATGTCGACGACGTGTGGATCCCGCACGCCCGTCAGCTCACCGTCGAGGGACCCCACGGCCCCGTCCATGCCTTCGCCTACGCTCCCACCCACCCGGAGGTCTCGGCGCCCGCGGGCGAGCTTCCGCCGTACCTCGTGTGGGTGCACGGCGGACCCACCGCGCACGTCGGAGGCACCGCCGACAGCAAGGTCGCCTACTTCACCAGCCGGGGCATCGGCGTCCTCGACGTCAACTACGGCGGGTCGACCGGGTACGGCCGCTCGTACCGGGAACGCCTGAAGGGGCAGTGGGGCATCGTGGACGTCGACGACGTCGCCGCCGCGGCTCGCGGACTGGCCGACGACGGACTCGCTGACGGCGCACGTCTGGCGATCGAGGGCGGCTCGGCCGGCGGATGGACCGTCCTGGCTGCTCTCGTCGGCACCGACGTCTTCGGCGCGGGCGTCTCCCGCTACGGCGTCGGCGATGCGCGCGCCCTCGCCGCCGACACGCACGACTTCGAAGCCCGCTACCTCGACGGTCTGATCGGACCGCTGCCCGAGGCGGAGCAGGTCTACATCGATCGTTCGCCCCTCAGCCGTCCCGAGCGCTTCCGCGTGCCCCTGCTGCTCCTGCAGGGCGACGAGGACGCCGTCGTGCCGCCTGCGCAGGCCGAGGCGATCCGCGACGCCCTGGTCGCCCAGAACGTCCCGCACGCGTACGTGCTGTACGCGGGCGAAGGGCACGGCTTCCGGCGCAGCGAGACGATCATCCACGCGCTCGAGACCGAGCTGGCGTTCCTCGGTCAGGTGTTCGGGTTCGACACCCCGGGCGTCGCGCCGGTCGAGCTGACCTGACGGCGCGCCTCTGACGCGGCCCCGGCCCGCGATACATCCGTCGGG
It contains:
- a CDS encoding prolyl oligopeptidase family serine peptidase — encoded protein: MSAQLPYGSWPSPLTAAWASSSSLRLDGAAFVGDEIWWGESLPDEAGRVAVRRRTADGGVETVLPGPWNARSRVHEYGGGAWTVTDDGILFFVDKGDQRVRRLRPGGTPEALTPADEGTSYGGLRWQHGTLLAVREREQAGGTPTRHIVRIDHDSDGDESAESVTVLAGGSDFVAQPALSADGEQLAWVAWDHPDMPWDRTRVRVARVADPAHVTDVTDGTTAALQPEWLPTGELLLIDEPTGRWNLYRTDPGTQTAAEPIAPADADTGGGLWVLGARWYAPLDDGRILAVRTHGADQLVLVDREGGGIPLPFPATARLQIEDVRGGRALVSGAAPGASGLWIVDVGDGEVTAVRGGMPDVDDVWIPHARQLTVEGPHGPVHAFAYAPTHPEVSAPAGELPPYLVWVHGGPTAHVGGTADSKVAYFTSRGIGVLDVNYGGSTGYGRSYRERLKGQWGIVDVDDVAAAARGLADDGLADGARLAIEGGSAGGWTVLAALVGTDVFGAGVSRYGVGDARALAADTHDFEARYLDGLIGPLPEAEQVYIDRSPLSRPERFRVPLLLLQGDEDAVVPPAQAEAIRDALVAQNVPHAYVLYAGEGHGFRRSETIIHALETELAFLGQVFGFDTPGVAPVELT